The Lolium perenne isolate Kyuss_39 chromosome 6, Kyuss_2.0, whole genome shotgun sequence genome segment AACCCTATCGGCACAGCGGGGGGAGAGGATGGGGAACCGAATGGAGAAGAGAAAGATAGAGCGGCGTGTCTCCTCCTCACCCGACCCTTGCTAGGTGGGACCGTAGGCAGAAACTGTCGGGACGCGGCGCGATGCGGACGATGATGGAAACCATCCAACGGCCAGGAACCGAGGGCTCGCTGGAGCAAAATAGCACCCGTGCACTTTTTAGCACTTGGGAAAAAAAAACACGATATAGGGAGGAGACTTTCCTCTGTACCGGTCGCTCCCTCCCGATCGATCTGATGCCGTCGCGCTCGCTCCGCGTCGCCGTCATCGGCGCCGGGGCCGCCGGCCTGGTGGCGGCGCGCGAGCTCCGGCGCGAGGGCCACACCCCCGTCGTGTTCGAGCGCACCGACGACGTGGGGGGCACCTGGGTCTACGACGACGCCGACGCCACCGCCTCGCGGGACCCGCTCGCCGCCCGGCGGTCGAACCTCTACGCCTCCCTCCGCACCAATCTCCCCCGCCAGAGCATGGGCTTCTTCGACTTCCCCTTCGCCGCCGGCCCCGACGGCGACCCCCGCACGTTCCCCGGCCACGAGGAGGTGCTCCGGTACCTCCGGGAGTTCGCGCGGCGGTTCGACCTCCACGGGCTTGTCCGGCTCGAGACGGAGGTGGTCAGGGTGAGCAGGGACGCGAACGCGAACTCGAGCTGGCGCGTCAGGTACTCGAGGAAGTTGGCCGGCAGCGAGAAgcgcgaagaggaggaggaggtgttcGACGCCGTCGTCGTCTGCAACGGCCACTACTACCAGCCGCACGTCGCCGACATCGCCGGTAACACTTCCATCATTCATCAACCGAGGTCAATTAATTCTTGAATACCCAGTACTACAAGTTGCATTTGTATTGGTGAACAAGTGCGGATGTCTGAATATATCATGACATCTGTTAATTTGCAGGCATGGATGTTTGGCCTGGGAAGCAGCTGCACAGCAACACTTACCGTGTCCCCGAACCTTTTCAGGGTCAAGTGCGTCAGTCACTGCGTTTTTTGTACGTCTAATAATTGTTTTAATGCATGTCTGGATCAAATATGATTGTCTCAACTTTCAACAATATATATATCTGTTGGCAGGTCGTGCTGGTGATAGGGTGTTCAGTGAGTGGAATGGATATTTCGAGGGACATCGCCGGTGTCGCCAAAGAGGTCCATGTTGCCAGTCGATCGGCACCTGCTGCCACTTGCGAGAGGCTGCCTGGCCATCATACTAACATATGGCTTCATTCCATGGTATGTTTTCTCTGTCACGCACAATACAATCATTCTTCTTATTTTCACAGATCCAATGATAATGTATGGCATCAGGCAGGTCGACCGTGCTGAGGAAGACGGTAGTGTGGTCTTTCAAGATGGCAGTCGTATCAAACCAGATGTCATCTTACACTGCACCGGGTAAGGTTGCTCATTATCTCCTAGTATATAATATGCATACCGTTGTTCATTGTGTGCCGAATTTCCTCAAGAAAACCAGTTCAAAAATGTCTGCTGCCTCTCCCTGTCTATCTCATCTTGAGATAGGTACGAGTACAGCTTCCCGTTTCTCGGTGACGATGCAACTATCTCCGTGGATGACAACCGTGTCGGCCCACTCTACAAGCATGTGTTCCCACCACAGGTGGCTCCTCAACTCTCCTTC includes the following:
- the LOC127308069 gene encoding flavin-containing monooxygenase FMO GS-OX-like 4 isoform X2 is translated as MPSRSLRVAVIGAGAAGLVAARELRREGHTPVVFERTDDVGGTWVYDDADATASRDPLAARRSNLYASLRTNLPRQSMGFFDFPFAAGPDGDPRTFPGHEEVLRYLREFARRFDLHGLVRLETEVVRVSRDANANSSWRVRYSRKLAGSEKREEEEEVFDAVVVCNGHYYQPHVADIAGMDVWPGKQLHSNTYRVPEPFQGQVVLVIGCSVSGMDISRDIAGVAKEVHVASRSAPAATCERLPGHHTNIWLHSMVDRAEEDGSVVFQDGSRIKPDVILHCTGYEYSFPFLGDDATISVDDNRVGPLYKHVFPPQVAPQLSFIGLPLKVIPFTLFELQSNWVAGVLSGRIELPSEEEMMRDVMAFYSGLDARGWPRRYTHVLGDLEFEYENWLAGQFRRECIEDWRRQMFAVAMEDNVDHHGNHRDMWDRGHRDHLLVQANREFTQYFPAVVSHNPPLLNCSQKKKNTPQFTLTACKDLDA
- the LOC127308069 gene encoding flavin-containing monooxygenase FMO GS-OX-like 4 isoform X1, coding for MPSRSLRVAVIGAGAAGLVAARELRREGHTPVVFERTDDVGGTWVYDDADATASRDPLAARRSNLYASLRTNLPRQSMGFFDFPFAAGPDGDPRTFPGHEEVLRYLREFARRFDLHGLVRLETEVVRVSRDANANSSWRVRYSRKLAGSEKREEEEEVFDAVVVCNGHYYQPHVADIAGNTSIIHQPRHGCLAWEAAAQQHLPCPRTFSGSSASVTAFFVVLVIGCSVSGMDISRDIAGVAKEVHVASRSAPAATCERLPGHHTNIWLHSMVDRAEEDGSVVFQDGSRIKPDVILHCTGYEYSFPFLGDDATISVDDNRVGPLYKHVFPPQVAPQLSFIGLPLKVIPFTLFELQSNWVAGVLSGRIELPSEEEMMRDVMAFYSGLDARGWPRRYTHVLGDLEFEYENWLAGQFRRECIEDWRRQMFAVAMEDNVDHHGNHRDMWDRGHRDHLLVQANREFTQYFPAVVSHNPPLLNCSQKKKNTPQFTLTACKDLDA